ATGGACACGGTGGGAAGTCCGAGCTGCGCGGACAGCTCGCGCATGAACAGCGATGCCAGATCCAGAACATCCTCACCCCGTTCGGCGAGCCGCGGCATATGGATCTCCATCACATTGATCCGATAGAAGAGATCCTGCCGGAAGGTGCCGGCTTCCACGCGGGTTGGCAGGTCGGCGTTGGTGGCGAAGATGAAGCGCACGTCGATGGGAATGTCCCGTTCGGATCCGACTGGCCGAACCCTGCGCTCTTCCAGAACGCGCAGAAGCTTGGCCTGCAGGGCAGGGGGCAGATCCCCGATCTCGTCGAGGAAGATGGTCCCTCCCTGCGCATATTGGATGAGCCCCTCTCTCGCGCCGCTGGCGCCTGTGAAGGAACCTTTCAAATGGCCGAACAGCTCGCTCTCGAGCAGATCGGCGGGGATGGCGCAGCAGTTGACCGGCACGAACAGTTTGTCGGCGCGCTGAGAAAGGGCGTGGATCGAGCGCGCAGCCACCTCTTTGCCCGTCCCGGATTCCCCGGTCAGCAATACGGTGCTGGGCAGCGGGGCTACGCGCGAGATCAGCTCACGCACCTCCTCGATCGCGTGAGACTCCCCGCAGAACTTGTTGCGCAGCCCTTCCAACCCAGAAACGCTTTTGAGCTCCTGGCGGAGAACCATATTTTCCCGTTGCAGGCGATTGCGATCCAGGCAGCGGGAGACGGCGCTCAGAAGCTGGTTCGATCGGAATGGTTTCAGCACGAAGTCGACGACGCCGACACGAAGGGCAGCGATCGCGGTGTCGAGATCGGCATGCGCGGTGATCAGGATGACGTCGGCGAAGAAACCCGTCGCGCGCTGTTCGGCAAGCCATTCCAGACCCGACTTGCCGGGCAGGACATTGTCCAGGATGACGACGTCATAGGGTTGCTCGTCCAGCTTGCGCGACGCTTCCCGCGTGTCGAAGGCTTCATCGATCAGTTTGCACCGGGGCTTCAGCGTCTTGACGAGGAAGTTTCGCAGGCCAGCTTCATCATCGACGATCAGGATCGAGGCTTGCGCGAGCCACGGCCAGAAATCGGGGTCCACCCCGTCGGCCTCTTGTT
This genomic stretch from Sphingobium sp. BYY-5 harbors:
- a CDS encoding sigma-54 dependent transcriptional regulator codes for the protein MVDRAVRKQEADGVDPDFWPWLAQASILIVDDEAGLRNFLVKTLKPRCKLIDEAFDTREASRKLDEQPYDVVILDNVLPGKSGLEWLAEQRATGFFADVILITAHADLDTAIAALRVGVVDFVLKPFRSNQLLSAVSRCLDRNRLQRENMVLRQELKSVSGLEGLRNKFCGESHAIEEVRELISRVAPLPSTVLLTGESGTGKEVAARSIHALSQRADKLFVPVNCCAIPADLLESELFGHLKGSFTGASGAREGLIQYAQGGTIFLDEIGDLPPALQAKLLRVLEERRVRPVGSERDIPIDVRFIFATNADLPTRVEAGTFRQDLFYRINVMEIHMPRLAERGEDVLDLASLFMRELSAQLGLPTVSIDDKVRAHLARYAWPGNVRELRNFIERALILGRFPKLYERVEERNDRKAKTLADVERRHILSILRETDGDREEAARRLGISRKTVDRKCATWNV